A stretch of Brassica rapa cultivar Chiifu-401-42 chromosome A08, CAAS_Brap_v3.01, whole genome shotgun sequence DNA encodes these proteins:
- the LOC103836579 gene encoding 1-aminocyclopropane-1-carboxylate oxidase homolog 6, with translation METKDLDTYSERKAFDETKEGVKGLVDAHITEIPRIFRVPEGTLSDKKPSVSASDPTIPIIDFADVHVSREHIVEKIKDAAGNWGFFQVINHGVPLTVLAEIQEGVRRFFEQDLEVKKSYFTRDAAKRFVYNSNFDLYSSSLCVGWRDSFACYMAPDPPNPEELPVVCRDAMIEHTKHMTSLGVLLFELLSEALGLSSDKLKSMDCMKGFLMICHYYPPCPQPDLTIGTNNHSDNSFLTILLQDQVGGLQIHHQDHWVDVTPIPGALVINIGDFLQLITNDNFISAEHRVLSNRNETRISVASFFSTSMLPNATVYGPIKELLSEENPPKYREFTLEEYTKGYFKKGLDGTSYLSNFKL, from the exons ATGGAGACCAAAGACTTGGACACGTACAGCGAGCGCAAAGCTTTCGACGAAACAAAAGAAGGCGTGAAAGGCCTCGTCGATGCTCACATCACCGAGATTCCTCGTATATTCCGCGTCCCCGAAGGCACCTTATCCGACAAGAAACCTTCTGTTTCCGCCTCGGATCCCACCATCCCTATCATCGACTTTGCGGACGTCCACGTCTCGCGTGAGCATATCGTTGAGAAGATCAAAGACGCTGCGGGGAACTGGGGTTTTTTCCAGGTGATCAACCACGGTGTTCCTTTAACCGTTCTTGCAGAGATTCAAGAAGGAGTTCGAAGGTTCTTTGAGCAAGATCTAGAGGTTAAGAAATCTTACTTCACTCGTGACGCCGCCAAGAGATTTGTCTATAATAGTAACTTTGATCTGTATAGCTCTTCTTTATGTGTTGGCTGGAGAGATAGCTTCGCTTGTTACATGGCTCCTGATCCTCCTAACCCTGAAGAGCTCCCTGTGGTTTGCAG GGATGCTATGATCGAACACACGAAGCATATGACGAGCTTAGGTGTTCTGCTCTTTGAACTCTTGTCGGAAGCTCTTGGTCTTAGCTCTGATAAGCTTAAGAGCATGGATTGTATGAAGGGTTTCCTTATGATATGCCATTACTACCCTCCCTGTCCTCAACCTGACTTAACCATCGGCACAAATAACCATTCAGACAACTCTTTCCTCACGATTCTTCTTCAAGACCAAGTCGGTGGCCTTCAGATTCATCATCAAGACCATTGGGTCGATGTCACGCCTATTCCCGGGGCTCTTGTTATCAACATAGGAGATTTCTTGCAG CTTATAACCAACGACAACTTCATAAGCGCAGAGCATAGGGTGCTTTCCAACAGAAATGAAACGAGGATTTCAGTAGCGAGCTTTTTCAGCACGAGTATGCTTCCAAATGCAACTGTTTATGGACCAATCAAAGAGCTTCTCTCTGAAGAAAACCCTCCAAAATACAGAGAGTTTACTTTAGAAGAGTATACAAAAGGATACTTTAAGAAGGGCCTTGATGGAACATCTTATCTGTCCAATTTCAAGTTATGA
- the LOC103836580 gene encoding uncharacterized protein LOC103836580 → MGFFSFLGRVLFASLFILSAWQMFNDFGSDGGPAAKELAPKLHLAKAHLSSRLGVALPDIEVKHVVWAIVGLKGLGGLLFVVGNIFGAYLLAVYLVVVSPILYDFYNYGPQDREFSLLFTEFLQSVALLGALLFFIGMKNSTTTSSSSSSAKRNLKKRTPKPKAA, encoded by the exons ATGGGTTTCTTCTCGTTTCTCGGAAGAGTTCTCTTCGCTTCTCTATTCATCCTCTCCGCCTGGCAAAT GTTCAATGACTTTGGATCAGACGGTGGTCCAGCAGCTAAAGAGTTAGCTCCAAAGCTTCATCTGGCCAAAGCGCATCTCTCTTCCAGATTAGGAGTTGCATTGCCCGACATTGAg gtgAAACATGTGGTATGGGCAATTGTTGGTCTGAAAGGACTTGGAGGCTTACTCTTTGTTGTTGGCAACATCTTTGGTGCCTATCTTCTG GCTGTCTACTTGGTGGTTGTTAGCCCCATCTTATACGATTTCTACAACTATGGACCTCAGGACCGCGAGTTCTCTCTTCTGTTCACCGAGTTCTTGCAG AGCGTTGCGCTTCTTGGGGCACTACTATTTTTTATCGGAATGAAGAATTCGACGAcgacctcctcctcctcctcctccgccaaGAGGAACCTGAAGAAGAGGACACCCAAGCCTAAAGCTGCTTag
- the LOC103836581 gene encoding ethylene response sensor 2, whose translation MLKTLLVHGPLLFFFFFLISSVVAGDENDGGLSICNCDDEDSYFSYEGILESQKVGDFLIAVAYFSIPIELLYFVSRTNVSSPYIWVVCEFIAFIVLCGMSHLLSGFTYGPHYPWVMTAATVFKMLTAIVSFLTAISLVTLLPLLLKAKVREFMLSKKTRELNREVGLIMKQTETSLHVRMLTTKIRTSLDRHTILYTTLVELSKTLGLKNCAVWIPNEIKTEMNLTHELNGENVGRGPGGGPSGGPGGFSIPITESDVVRIKRSVEVNMLSAGSALASVTTRGKSGQTVGIRVPMLRVCNFKGGTPEAIHMCYAILVCVLPLRRSWSYQELEIVKVVADQVAVAISHAVILEESQLMREKLAEQNRALQVARENAMRANQAKAAFEEMMGDAMRRPVRSILELLPLITQDGVSLPETQKVIVDAMGRTSELLLHLVNNAGDVASGTHCFSLRSVVKETACLARCLCLGNGFGFTTDVDRALPDCVVGDARKVLQVVLHMLGGVMNRKVKGNVTFKVVPERGSSEVVKESQEAAWRQCYSKEYVEVKFGFDVAAEGEESSSSSSSTKFMQGNVLVVEDGLGLVKSLSVVFRFQLRRSIVSRGGGYSGETFKTSTPPSTSNGHWRQ comes from the exons ATGCTAAAGACATTGTTAGTTCACGGCCctttgctcttcttcttcttcttcttgatcagcTCCGTCGTCGCCGGCGATGAAAACGACGGCGGATTGTCGATATGCAACTGCGACGACGAAGACAGTTACTTCAGCTACGAAGGAATCCTCGAATCTCAAAAAGTCGGCGATTTTCTAATCGCCGTCGCCTACTTCTCCATCCCCATCGAGCTTCTCTACTTCGTGAGCCGCACCAACGTCTCTTCCCCTTACATCTGGGTCGTCTGCGAGTTCATAGCCTTCATCGTCCTCTGCGGCATGTCCCACTTGCTCTCCGGCTTCACCTACGGGCCCCACTACCCTTGGGTCATGACGGCCGCCACCGTCTTCAAAATGCTGACTGCGATCGTCTCTTTCCTCACAGCCATCTCGCTTGTCACTCTCTTACCGTTACTTCTTAAAGCTAAGGTTCGTGAGTTTATGTTGAGTAAGAAGACGAGAGAACTTAACCGTGAGGTTGGGCTTATAATGAAGCAGACGGAGACGAGTTTGCACGTGCGTATGCTCACTACTAAGATAAGGACGTCTTTGGATAGGCACACGATACTCTACACGACGCTTGTGGAGCTGTCGAAGACTCTGGGGCTCAAGAACTGCGCGGTTTGGATCCCTAATGAGATCAAGACGGAGATGAATCTCACGCACGAGTTGAACGGTGAGAATGTGGGTCGTGGGCCTGGTGGTGGGCCTAGTGGTGGGCCTGGTGGGTTTTCGATACCGATCACTGAGTCTGATGTTGTGAGGATTAAGAGAAGTGTGGAGGTGAATATGCTGAGTGCTGGCTCTGCTCTTGCCTCGGTTACTACCCGAGGCAAGTCAGGCCAGACGGTCGGGATCAGAGTCCCGATGCTTCGTGTTTGCAACTTCAAAGGTGGGACCCCTGAGGCTATCCACATGTGCTACGCCATCTTGGTCTGTGTGCTTCCTCTGAGGCGGAGCTGGAGTTACCAGGAGCTGGAGATCGTCAAGGTCGTGGCTGATCAAGTCGCGGTTGCGATCTCTCACGCGGTGATCCTCGAGGAGTCTCAGCTCATGAGGGAGAAGCTCGCGGAGCAGAACCGTGCGCTTCAGGTGGCGAGGGAGAACGCGATGAGAGCTAACCAAGCCAAAGCTGCGTTCGAGGAGATGATGGGGGATGCGATGAGGCGTCCCGTGAGGTCTATCCTCGAGCTGCTTCCTTTGATAACGCAGGACGGGGTGTCGTTACCCGAGACGCAGAAGGTTATCGTTGATGCTATGGGGAGAACCAGCGAGCTGCTGTTACACCTTGTGAACAATGCTGGGGATGTAGCTAGTGGGACCCATTGTTTTAGTTTGCGTTCGGTTGTGAAGGAAACGGCATGCTTGGCGAGGTGTTTGTGTTTGGGGAACGGGTTTGGTTTCACGACGGATGTTGATAGAGCGTTGCCTGATTGCGTCGTGGGCGATGCTAGGAAGGTGTTACAAGTGGTGTTGCATATGCTAGGAGGTGTAATGAACCGGAAGGTCAAAGGGAATGTGACGTTTAAGGTTGTACCGGAACGAGGAAGCTCAGAAGTTGTGAAAGAGAGCCAAGAAGCGGCTTGGCGACAATGCTATTCCAAAGAATACGTTGAAGTTAAGTTTGGATTTGATGTAGCTGCAGAAGGCGAAGAGAGTAGTAGTAGTAGCAGCAGCACTAAG TTCATGCAAGGGAACGTTTTGGTTGTGGAGGATGGTCTAGGTTTGGTGAAAAGCCTCTCTGTTGTGTTCCGGTTCCAGCTCCGGCGATCTATAGTGTCACGAGGCGGTGGATATTCGGGAGAAACTTTTAAAACATCGACTCCTCCGTCTACTAGTAACGGTCATTGGCGTCAGTAA
- the LOC103836582 gene encoding TNF receptor-associated factor homolog 1b isoform X1 has product MTETVNEDSGVGRSVEASSNGHHSLSGESLSLSKWRSSAQVENGTPSTSLSYWDTDDDEDHGLKPSQLFGKHKWKIEKFSEIKKRELRSNYFEAGGYKWYILIYPQGCDVCNHLSLFLCVANHDKLLPGWSHFAQFTIAVVNKDPKKSKFSDTLHRFWKKEHDWGWKKFMESTKLQDGFIDDSDSLTIEAQVQVIRERVDRPFRCLHCGYRRELVRVYLSNVEQSCRRFVEEKRSKLGRLIEDKAKWTSFGVFWLGMDQNSRHRMSREKMDVILKGIVKHFFIEKEVTSTLVMDSLYSGLKALEGQSKSKKARPRSLDAKECPAPIVSVDKDMFVLVDDVLLLLERAALEPLPPKENKAPQNRTKDGNDGEEVSNEAVERDERHLTELGRRAVEIFVLTHIFNSKIEVAYKEAIALKRQEDLIREEEEEWLAETEQRAKRGAAEREKKSKKKQAKQKRNKNKGKDKKKEEKVTLATHGKDLEENHHDEEENDSVTEKAQPSAEKTDTLEEVSDISDSVDGSADILHPDLEDGDSSSVHWDADALEIHPPPSEGSSISISTPNGIAERKTQSTMDDSSSTCSNDSIRSGVTNGSYKGNMLNFRNQKSPNQGKNQQVKITSDTRSLVTEPDDDQPKSQNSSSESDWVVVSHIQELESSRNRRPVEKQRNVAQVVVNSVHMDRPEKKSAAVLSSPRTAAKNPSSLTQTKLEKRSVSNADAVPNKKVMSATGPPSSSQVSPASSDSQSQAGGLKADMQKISAPKQPATTTIVTRPFSAPIIPAMRPAPVIVSSSVQPTTSLPRSVSSAGRLGPDSSLRNQQSYTPQSYKHAIVGNSPGSSSSFNHHPSSHGVVPTTLPSASYTQTPAYQSSSFPFGQDGSFRSRSFNSVNMGMNNRYTPAVASNTSLNHIDIETARQQAQSLMTDEFPHLDIINDLLEDENCSNTVFNGSIFNSQSQLFNSQYSYHGGGSADLGISGELLSSGRSRSFGDEGFHYMARGPYAEGLIPTQWQMANMDLSLLAMRNSNVEDTASYHHTYNFGLDSTNQSFSSGINGYTEFRPSNGH; this is encoded by the exons ATGACAGAGACTGTTAATGAAGATTCTGGAGTGGGGCGATCAGTAGAGGCGAGTTCTAATGGACACCACAGTCTATCAGGAGAATCACTCTCACTCTCTAAGTGGCGGTCTTCTGCTCAGGTTGAGAATGGGACGCCTTCCACATCCCTCTCTTACTGGGACACCGATGATGATGAAGACCACG GCCTTAAACCCTCTCAGTTATTTGGGAAACACAAATGGAAGATAGAGAAATTCTCAGAAATCAAGAAAAGGGAGCTCCGTAGCAATTATTTTGAAGCTGGCGGCTACAAATG gtacattttaatttatccACAAGGATGTGATGTTTGCAATCATCTCTCCTTGTTTCTCTGTGTTGCAAACCATGATAAACTTCTTCCAG GCTGGAGTCATTTCGCTCAGTTTACCATAGCTGTGGTGAATAAAGATCCAAAGAAATCCAAATTTTCAG ATACGCTTCACCGGTTTTGGAAGAAGGAGCATGATTGGGGATGGAAAAAGTTTATGGAGTCAACTAAGTTACAGGATGGGTTCATAGATGATTCCGACTCTCTTACAATTGAAGCTCAAGTTCAGGTGATCAG GGAAAGGGTGGACCGACCTTTTCGCTGCCTTCACTGCGGTTATAGGAGAGAGCTTGTTAGGGTGTATTTGTCAAACGTAGAGCAAAGTTGCCGACGTTTTGTGGAAGAGAAAAGAAGCAAGCTTGGGAGGTTGATAGAGGACAAGGCAAAATGGACGAG CTTCGGTGTTTTCTGGTTAGGGATGGACCAAAACTCTAGGCATCGGATGTCTAGAGAGAAAATGGATGTAATCCTAAAAGGAATTGTAAAACACTTTTTCATAGAGAAGGAAGTTACATCCACTTTGGTGATGGATTCCTTGTATAGTGGGTTGAAGGCTCTTGAAGGCCAATCTAAGAGCAAGAAAGCTAGGCCAAGATCGTTAGATGCCAAGGAATGCCCAGCTCCGATTGTTAGTGTGGACAAAGATATGTTCGTATTAGTTGATGATGTGCTATTACTCTTAGAGAGAGCTGCTCTAGAACCGTTGCctccaaaagaaaataaagccCCCCAAAACCGTACAAAG GATGGCAATGATGGAGAAGAGGTCAGCAATGAAGCCGTTGAGCGTGATGAGAGACATCTAACTGAGTTGGGCAGACGAGCTGTGGAGATATTTGTTCTTACCCATATATTCAA CAGCAAAATCGAGGTTGCATATAAAGAAGCCATTGCGCTAAAAAGGCAGGAAGACTTAATTcgtgaggaagaggaagagtgGTTAGCAGAAACCGAACAGAGAGCCAAAAGAGGAGcagcagagagagagaagaaatcTAAGAAGAAACAG GCAAAGCAGAAACGGAACAAAAATAAAGGGAAGGACAAAAAGAAGGAAGAAAAGGTGACATTAGCAACACATGGAAAGGATCTCGAGGAAAACCACCATGATGAGGAGGAAAATGATTCTGTTACAGAGAAAGCACAACCCTCAGCTGAAAAGACTGATACTCTTGAAGAAGTGTCCGACATATCTGACTCCGTGGATGGTTCGGCTGACATTCTTCACCCTGATTTAGAAGATGGGGACAGTAGTTCTGTTCATTGGGATGCCGATGCTTTGGAAATTCATCCTCCTCCATCAGAAGGGAGCAGCATTTCCATATCTACACCCAATGGAATTGCGGAAAGAAAGACTCAGTCTACTATGGATGATAGTTCCTCGACTTGTTCTAACGATTCTATCCGGTCAGGTGTTACCAACGGCTCTTACAAAGGGAATATGTTGAATTTCCGAAACCAGAAGTCGCCAAACCA AGGTAAGAACCAGCAAGTAAAAATAACATCTGATACCCGCAGTTTAGTGACTGAACCAGATGATGATCAACCAAAGAGTCAGAATTCTTCTTCCGAATCTGACTGGGTTGTTGTCTCCCATATCCAGGAATTAGAGAGCTCTCGGAATCGTAGACCCGTGGAGAAG CAACGCAACGTGGCTCAAGTCGTTGTGAACTCGGTTCACATGGATCGACCTGAAAAGAAAAGCGCTGCTGTGCTTTCTTCTCCAAGAACTGCTGCTAAGAATCCTTCATCATTAACTCAGACAAAACTGGAGAAAAGGAGCGTTTCAAACGCAGACGCTGTTCCAAACAAGAAAGTAATGTCAGCTACTGGACCACCTTCATCAAGTCAGGTGTCGCCGGCATCTTCAGATAGTCAGTCGCAAGCTGGTGGTCTCAAAGCTGATATGCAAAAGATCTCTGCTCCAAAACAacctgcaacaacaacaattgTAACAAGGCCTTTTAGTGCTCCAATAATCCCTGCGATGCGACCCGCCCCTGTTATCGTCTCCTCCTCGGTTCAACCAACAACATCCCTTCCTCGGTCTGTTAGCTCAGCTGGTCGTCTAGGTCCTGACTCTTCACTACGCAACCAACAATCTTACACTCCTCAATCCTATAAACACGCCATAGTTGGTAACTCTCCTGGTTCGTCATCTAGTTTCAACCACCACCCAAGCTCTCATGGAGTTGTCCCAACCACATTGCCGTCAGCATCTTACACACAAACACCGGCTTATCAGTCGTCAAGCTTCCCTTTCGGTCAGGATGGGTCCTTTCGATCAAGGAGTTTTAATTCTGTAAACATGGGAATGAACAACCGTTACACACCGGCCGTGGCTAGCAACACTTCTCTGAACCACATTGATATCGAGACAGCGCGACAACAAGCACAAAGCTTGATGACCGACGAGTTCCCTCACCTCGACATCATCAACGACCTGCTGGAAGACGAAAACTGCAGCAACACGGTGTTTAATGGAAGCATATTCAATTCACAATCCCAGCTGTTCAACAGTCAATACTCTTACCATGGTGGTGGCAGTGCTGATTTAGGCATCTCAGGTGAGTTATTGTCTAGTGGCAGGTCCAGGAGTTTTGGAGATGAAGGATTCCACTACATGGCACGTGGACCATATGCAGAAGGTTTGATACCGACGCAGTGGCAGATGGCAAACATGGACCTGTCTTTACTTGCTATGAGGAATAGTAACGTGGAAGACACAGCATCATACCATCACACATACAACTTTGGATTGGACTCTACGAATCAGAGTTTTTCTTCAGGGATCAATGGCTACACTGAGTTCAGGCCGTCCAATGGTCACTGA
- the LOC103836582 gene encoding TNF receptor-associated factor homolog 1b isoform X2, with amino-acid sequence MTETVNEDSGVGRSVEASSNGHHSLSGESLSLSKWRSSAQVENGTPSTSLSYWDTDDDEDHGLKPSQLFGKHKWKIEKFSEIKKRELRSNYFEAGGYKWYILIYPQGCDVCNHLSLFLCVANHDKLLPGWSHFAQFTIAVVNKDPKKSKFSDTLHRFWKKEHDWGWKKFMESTKLQDGFIDDSDSLTIEAQVQVIRERVDRPFRCLHCGYRRELVRVYLSNVEQSCRRFVEEKRSKLGRLIEDKAKWTSFGVFWLGMDQNSRHRMSREKMDVILKGIVKHFFIEKEVTSTLVMDSLYSGLKALEGQSKSKKARPRSLDAKECPAPIVSVDKDMFVLVDDVLLLLERAALEPLPPKENKAPQNRTKDGNDGEEVSNEAVERDERHLTELGRRAVEIFVLTHIFNKIEVAYKEAIALKRQEDLIREEEEEWLAETEQRAKRGAAEREKKSKKKQAKQKRNKNKGKDKKKEEKVTLATHGKDLEENHHDEEENDSVTEKAQPSAEKTDTLEEVSDISDSVDGSADILHPDLEDGDSSSVHWDADALEIHPPPSEGSSISISTPNGIAERKTQSTMDDSSSTCSNDSIRSGVTNGSYKGNMLNFRNQKSPNQGKNQQVKITSDTRSLVTEPDDDQPKSQNSSSESDWVVVSHIQELESSRNRRPVEKQRNVAQVVVNSVHMDRPEKKSAAVLSSPRTAAKNPSSLTQTKLEKRSVSNADAVPNKKVMSATGPPSSSQVSPASSDSQSQAGGLKADMQKISAPKQPATTTIVTRPFSAPIIPAMRPAPVIVSSSVQPTTSLPRSVSSAGRLGPDSSLRNQQSYTPQSYKHAIVGNSPGSSSSFNHHPSSHGVVPTTLPSASYTQTPAYQSSSFPFGQDGSFRSRSFNSVNMGMNNRYTPAVASNTSLNHIDIETARQQAQSLMTDEFPHLDIINDLLEDENCSNTVFNGSIFNSQSQLFNSQYSYHGGGSADLGISGELLSSGRSRSFGDEGFHYMARGPYAEGLIPTQWQMANMDLSLLAMRNSNVEDTASYHHTYNFGLDSTNQSFSSGINGYTEFRPSNGH; translated from the exons ATGACAGAGACTGTTAATGAAGATTCTGGAGTGGGGCGATCAGTAGAGGCGAGTTCTAATGGACACCACAGTCTATCAGGAGAATCACTCTCACTCTCTAAGTGGCGGTCTTCTGCTCAGGTTGAGAATGGGACGCCTTCCACATCCCTCTCTTACTGGGACACCGATGATGATGAAGACCACG GCCTTAAACCCTCTCAGTTATTTGGGAAACACAAATGGAAGATAGAGAAATTCTCAGAAATCAAGAAAAGGGAGCTCCGTAGCAATTATTTTGAAGCTGGCGGCTACAAATG gtacattttaatttatccACAAGGATGTGATGTTTGCAATCATCTCTCCTTGTTTCTCTGTGTTGCAAACCATGATAAACTTCTTCCAG GCTGGAGTCATTTCGCTCAGTTTACCATAGCTGTGGTGAATAAAGATCCAAAGAAATCCAAATTTTCAG ATACGCTTCACCGGTTTTGGAAGAAGGAGCATGATTGGGGATGGAAAAAGTTTATGGAGTCAACTAAGTTACAGGATGGGTTCATAGATGATTCCGACTCTCTTACAATTGAAGCTCAAGTTCAGGTGATCAG GGAAAGGGTGGACCGACCTTTTCGCTGCCTTCACTGCGGTTATAGGAGAGAGCTTGTTAGGGTGTATTTGTCAAACGTAGAGCAAAGTTGCCGACGTTTTGTGGAAGAGAAAAGAAGCAAGCTTGGGAGGTTGATAGAGGACAAGGCAAAATGGACGAG CTTCGGTGTTTTCTGGTTAGGGATGGACCAAAACTCTAGGCATCGGATGTCTAGAGAGAAAATGGATGTAATCCTAAAAGGAATTGTAAAACACTTTTTCATAGAGAAGGAAGTTACATCCACTTTGGTGATGGATTCCTTGTATAGTGGGTTGAAGGCTCTTGAAGGCCAATCTAAGAGCAAGAAAGCTAGGCCAAGATCGTTAGATGCCAAGGAATGCCCAGCTCCGATTGTTAGTGTGGACAAAGATATGTTCGTATTAGTTGATGATGTGCTATTACTCTTAGAGAGAGCTGCTCTAGAACCGTTGCctccaaaagaaaataaagccCCCCAAAACCGTACAAAG GATGGCAATGATGGAGAAGAGGTCAGCAATGAAGCCGTTGAGCGTGATGAGAGACATCTAACTGAGTTGGGCAGACGAGCTGTGGAGATATTTGTTCTTACCCATATATTCAA CAAAATCGAGGTTGCATATAAAGAAGCCATTGCGCTAAAAAGGCAGGAAGACTTAATTcgtgaggaagaggaagagtgGTTAGCAGAAACCGAACAGAGAGCCAAAAGAGGAGcagcagagagagagaagaaatcTAAGAAGAAACAG GCAAAGCAGAAACGGAACAAAAATAAAGGGAAGGACAAAAAGAAGGAAGAAAAGGTGACATTAGCAACACATGGAAAGGATCTCGAGGAAAACCACCATGATGAGGAGGAAAATGATTCTGTTACAGAGAAAGCACAACCCTCAGCTGAAAAGACTGATACTCTTGAAGAAGTGTCCGACATATCTGACTCCGTGGATGGTTCGGCTGACATTCTTCACCCTGATTTAGAAGATGGGGACAGTAGTTCTGTTCATTGGGATGCCGATGCTTTGGAAATTCATCCTCCTCCATCAGAAGGGAGCAGCATTTCCATATCTACACCCAATGGAATTGCGGAAAGAAAGACTCAGTCTACTATGGATGATAGTTCCTCGACTTGTTCTAACGATTCTATCCGGTCAGGTGTTACCAACGGCTCTTACAAAGGGAATATGTTGAATTTCCGAAACCAGAAGTCGCCAAACCA AGGTAAGAACCAGCAAGTAAAAATAACATCTGATACCCGCAGTTTAGTGACTGAACCAGATGATGATCAACCAAAGAGTCAGAATTCTTCTTCCGAATCTGACTGGGTTGTTGTCTCCCATATCCAGGAATTAGAGAGCTCTCGGAATCGTAGACCCGTGGAGAAG CAACGCAACGTGGCTCAAGTCGTTGTGAACTCGGTTCACATGGATCGACCTGAAAAGAAAAGCGCTGCTGTGCTTTCTTCTCCAAGAACTGCTGCTAAGAATCCTTCATCATTAACTCAGACAAAACTGGAGAAAAGGAGCGTTTCAAACGCAGACGCTGTTCCAAACAAGAAAGTAATGTCAGCTACTGGACCACCTTCATCAAGTCAGGTGTCGCCGGCATCTTCAGATAGTCAGTCGCAAGCTGGTGGTCTCAAAGCTGATATGCAAAAGATCTCTGCTCCAAAACAacctgcaacaacaacaattgTAACAAGGCCTTTTAGTGCTCCAATAATCCCTGCGATGCGACCCGCCCCTGTTATCGTCTCCTCCTCGGTTCAACCAACAACATCCCTTCCTCGGTCTGTTAGCTCAGCTGGTCGTCTAGGTCCTGACTCTTCACTACGCAACCAACAATCTTACACTCCTCAATCCTATAAACACGCCATAGTTGGTAACTCTCCTGGTTCGTCATCTAGTTTCAACCACCACCCAAGCTCTCATGGAGTTGTCCCAACCACATTGCCGTCAGCATCTTACACACAAACACCGGCTTATCAGTCGTCAAGCTTCCCTTTCGGTCAGGATGGGTCCTTTCGATCAAGGAGTTTTAATTCTGTAAACATGGGAATGAACAACCGTTACACACCGGCCGTGGCTAGCAACACTTCTCTGAACCACATTGATATCGAGACAGCGCGACAACAAGCACAAAGCTTGATGACCGACGAGTTCCCTCACCTCGACATCATCAACGACCTGCTGGAAGACGAAAACTGCAGCAACACGGTGTTTAATGGAAGCATATTCAATTCACAATCCCAGCTGTTCAACAGTCAATACTCTTACCATGGTGGTGGCAGTGCTGATTTAGGCATCTCAGGTGAGTTATTGTCTAGTGGCAGGTCCAGGAGTTTTGGAGATGAAGGATTCCACTACATGGCACGTGGACCATATGCAGAAGGTTTGATACCGACGCAGTGGCAGATGGCAAACATGGACCTGTCTTTACTTGCTATGAGGAATAGTAACGTGGAAGACACAGCATCATACCATCACACATACAACTTTGGATTGGACTCTACGAATCAGAGTTTTTCTTCAGGGATCAATGGCTACACTGAGTTCAGGCCGTCCAATGGTCACTGA
- the LOC103836583 gene encoding acyl-coenzyme A thioesterase 13 codes for MNLGSVTRYLEGEVIDEGGKDKESKVAKLPSRFIERFVLKGIKVDLIEPGRIVCSMKVQPHLLNAGKFLHGGAMATVVDLIGTAAIYTNVDSDQSEGVSVEINVSYLDAAFLDEEIEIESRALRVGKAVAVASVELRRKKNGKMIAQGRHTKYLAPRPKL; via the exons atGAACCTAGGGTCAGTTACACGGTATCTTGAGGGAGAAGTAATCGATGAAGGCGGTAAGGACAAGGAATCAAAAGTTGCGAAATTACCATCCAGATTCATCGAACGATTCGTGCTGAAAGGTATAAAAGTAGATCTCATCGAACCTGGTCGAATCGTATGCTCCATGAAAGTCCAACCTCATCTCCtg AACGCAGGAAAATTCTTACACGGAGGAGCAATGGCGACAGTGGTGGATTTGATAGGGACAGCTGCAATTTACACAAACGTAGATTCAGATCAGTCGGAGGGAGTGTCAGTGGAGATCAATGTTTCATACCTTGATGCTGCTTTCCTTGAC GAAGAGATAGAGATTGAGTCGAGGGCTCTGCGTGTGGGTAAAGCTGTTGCGGTTGCGAGTGTTGAgctgaggaggaagaagaatggCAAGATGATTGCTCAAGGTCGCCATACTAAGTACCTTGCTCCCCGTCCTAAGCTTTGA